CGTCAGTACGGCAACCAATGGTCAATAATCTCCACACGTCCAAAAAATACTTAATGCGtaaatgtatacgtatgtacgtTGTGGTTGCAGGAAAAGTATGGATTAACGTTAGGCATTAAATGGTCACAACGAATATCGCCAGCGATTGATATTGAAATGATAATAATTGGAAAGGTGATAATTTATTGCAGGTGTGCCCGAAAATTGTAGTAGTTAGCAAACATAAGTTTATGATTATTTTGTTGGTAaaatgtagttttaggttaatatTGTCGTTGGGACTAACGTAAAATTCTCTAATTTGCATACATTCATAAGGATTCATGGCATTCAGCTTTTATTGTACACAATACGTTTTTTCGCTTCGTTACCAccgtaattattttatttagagcCCAATTGAAAAATGTGCCCCATCATCGTTTTAATTGCCGCTCAATCCTCCGTCCCCATCATTTGGATCGCATGCTTGGCACGCGCGGTAAATAAATCCCtcgaaaattaaaatcaacGCATGCCATACGTAAATAGTGATTTACCCCTACGAAAAAAGCAGCCGCCTAAGGAAAATAGGTAAACAATAAAAGGAAAATAGTGATGCGCGAAAAACGCTAACTCATCCATTGAGCATATATTGCTCGAAAAAGGGTTGAAGATACATAAAAACatacgtttatatacatatttttacaagAAGTGTGACcatgtttattttgttaaaggatattttattatttcatatacatatcgtAACATTTAAAAGGAAACTAAGAAAAATAGGTTCCACcacttttcttcactttttgaTAACGTGCGCCAAATCATATACGCCGCGTACGCATTTCAATTTCACGCCAGGCACATCTTGACAGCGGCCTACACGGCATAACACAATGTTGTGCTCTTGTAAGTTGTGTCCCTCGCCGGGTATATAAGCGAGCATTTCTTTACCGGTAGATAAGCGCACGAGAACGCATTTCCGATTAGCGGAATtaggtttctttggttttttgaTAAGTGTCTTAAGGACAACACCTTTCGCGAAAGGTTTGCCATCAAGTGGTTGTCGTGGCGGACGCGTTTTATAATGTGGACCAGTGCGGTGCATTTGGTTTAAGGATGCCATACGATAGGTCGGCTCGAATAGGCTGCCACTTTGGATAGACTGCAATATGTTGCCATTGAGCACTAAAGAAAAAGCAGATTTGGTGATTATTTAATATgattaaaactaatattttccaACTAAAAGCCCATGTGTTATCCACAAACCTTTTTGTGACAACTGTTTCGTAACACTAATAGTTTGCCGCAGGAAGTTCATTATTTCTCTGGTAATTGTTAATGGTAGAATAACAATctacaataatttattatttatactttaaCAATATACTTTTATTCaagacaatttatttttattaaacaattcaATATAAAAACACCAACCAGCTGAGATAACCGAGTGTCATAAGGaagattcttcttctttcaaACGAAGCACTCGCAATAACTTGTTGTcattacaacaaaaatcaaaaatattacttagcctatatttaaaagagataatgtttatttattattaatattttttttgaagtttgcggtgtattaataaataaagtgaattgaaatacaatttatttattctaagtTATATACGTACACTGTTTTTCAAACTGTTTGAGTGTTGACAGAGAAcgtattttattgtaatttacgTTCCCTGGCTCATCTTTCCAAAACAGCTGCAAGATGTTTTGGCTTGCTGTGATCTAGGCGggtttatttaaacaattgcaAATCGTTTATTGTCTTcttgttgttttatttgaatgagttaattagtgtatatataattcaataaaatgaaatttcttgAGTATGGCGAGGACTTTCTATTTGATGATATGCCAAAAGTCTACAACGTGAGTACTAGTACTTTTATATGCAATTAACTTCCAATTTAATTAAGCATTTACTAAAAGCCTACGCAGAAAGTGTTCATTACACGTCTCTATGGCTTGAATCAACTGCTACTGCCAAAAAGGGTACCTAAAATTTATACAAGCAAAGCGATTGCTTGGCGAATGAAGATCCATTTCAACACAAATAAAGAGCAGGTCAGCGCAGAATTATCgctttttcgcatattttctaaacatatgtatacttattaaTCATGTAGATACTAACAGACGATAACTTCGTCTACTTGGATCCTACAAAAAATCCACATATCCTGCATCTCAGTGATGAAAAGCGCGTTAAAGTTTTTGTGTTTGAAGAAGTTTCAGCAACGCGCAATATGATGGTGCTCATACAGAAAggtttttatttgttgaaacgCTCACCCTTACTTTATGATTTATAACAATATGAGTTTATATGCCATGCTTTTATAGAGGGAAAAATTACACACATGTACGGTGGCGCATGTGTTTTTTTACGCCAAATTTTACTTAACGATGTGTTCGTGTCGTGTATTGGCACTGGTGTTGACAAATTATACATGGACTTAAAACGTGCACTAATCCCATGTAACCCTAATGAGTTGAATGACATCATAGATGAATTGGACCGATTGCTACAGTAAATATATACCCATATAATACCCagctatatttaaaatttaaaatgtgtattagtattttttagtaaaagcaAAGTAATTATCAAAATACAGCTGCTGGTGGAGCCTTTTGGTAGCGAAGAATTTGTAGCTGAGTTGGGAAACCAGCTACGTGGTTTAGTTCATCTTAATGACGCTTTCCTTAATTACAATGGCCATTTTTTGTGCCTGGAGCACTTCCAGATGGACCCTGAAATAGCACGCATATTCGTTGAGCATTCGTCAAATAAGGAGGAGTGCGCGAAACAGTATATTTGTAGTAAttcaaaaaagattattaagtAATTTTCCTTAATTACAGTTGTCATAATTCCGAAATATTAGTTACTGTAAAGTTAACTATGGACAAACGCAAAAAAGATAAATCTAAAAACTATTTCGAAATACATTATTCACCTTTGCCAAGTCCTTTCAATTTAAAAGTGCTGGCTTCTGCTGTATATCCAGCACACATATTCGGTATAACATATGGCACTATGGAACCTCCAACTCTACCTGAATATTTACGTGGATTTTGCAGTGTACCTGGCGGGGCACGTTTTCCGAAAAAAAGGTGAAAAcgtagttaatatagaaaagctacataataacaaaatataaaaaaattgtatacagcAGATTGCGCCCGGCTGATTCCGCCAAACCATTGCCACCAGAAAAAATTAGCCCCAACAAAGATACACCAGCACATTACTGCATACGCAAACAGAATTTCGAATATGTGGACGATGAAAGCAATGACGAGTCATAGTTGGCTAGTTAATACtgttgatatttttcaatttaatattttcgtatGGTTATTAATAATAAGTTGTATTATGCACTTAAATATAactttattttcacttaaatatgctAGTATAATATTCCTCTTCGAGATCATACAAATCCATAGCCATTTCATCGCGCAATTTCATAAGTTTCTTATCGCATTCCATTTGTTTCGAACGGAATAACTGTGAGTTGTTGGTAATCGCCTCGTTGACGGAGTGGAAatcatttaatattaaatactgTTTAATATCTGATACAAGTTTCATGAGTGACTCTCCGGCGCGCACTGAAAGCAAGAAAGTGGAAATTGTGACACAAACTgtactgttacttatttatggTAATATTCTCCTACGTGCTTACCGATATTCGCAGCGCGCACTTGCATTTCATAAGTGTCTTGCTCACATTGTGTCGTTTTAGAAATTTGAGAATCGCCTTCACCGCGTGCTAGTTTGATGATctctgaaagaaaaaaaatggcAGTTTTATCAATGTAAGATTGACTAAGTTGTAACGAGTATATGTTCCGTTACTGTATATACCAATACTACAATAATAAATCAGTAACATTCCATCTTATCGTATACTAGAGTTTATATGACTTTTGCAACAGCTGTTTATTGGTCTAATGTAcgaacattaaaaattatatgtgcCTACATAATCAACCTAAACACAGTTGTTTAGAACTATATACTACTCTACCACATAAAGAAACACTTGTTTCGCATTCACAAGCCATTGCCAGGCAGCAGGCAGAACTATTCAACGCTGGACTTTTCTGCCATAACCATTAAATGGGTGGTCGTTTAACGCATTTATTTGCACGTTGGTTTCCAAAAACTGAACCGGAATTGCGTGTTGGCATGCTAGGATTGGATAATGCTGGCAAAACAACCATTTTATATCAATTGAAATTGGAACGGAACGTTGAGCCGGTACCCACCGTTGGCTTCAATGTGGAAAATGTGCGTTGTGGTAAAATGTTGTTAAATATTTGGGACGTTAGTGGCGATCGACCACGTACACGTACATTGTGGCAACATTATAATCATAATACGCGTGCAATTATCTTTGTGATTGACGCAACGGA
The DNA window shown above is from Bactrocera tryoni isolate S06 chromosome 4, CSIRO_BtryS06_freeze2, whole genome shotgun sequence and carries:
- the LOC120774751 gene encoding 40S ribosomal protein S12, mitochondrial translates to MNFLRQTISVTKQLSQKVLNGNILQSIQSGSLFEPTYRMASLNQMHRTGPHYKTRPPRQPLDGKPFAKGVVLKTLIKKPKKPNSANRKCVLVRLSTGKEMLAYIPGEGHNLQEHNIVLCRVGRCQDVPGVKLKCVRGVYDLAHVIKK
- the LOC120775508 gene encoding uncharacterized protein LOC120775508 isoform X2, which gives rise to MKFLEYGEDFLFDDMPKVYNPTQKVFITRLYGLNQLLLPKRVPKIYTSKAIAWRMKIHFNTNKEQILTDDNFVYLDPTKNPHILHLSDEKRVKVFVFEEVSATRNMMVLIQKEGKITHMYGGACVFLRQILLNDVFVSCIGTGVDKLYMDLKRALIPCNPNELNDIIDELDRLLHKSKVIIKIQLLVEPFGSEEFVAELGNQLRGLVHLNDAFLNYNGHFLCLEHFQMDPEIARIFVEHSSNKEDCHNSEILVTVKLTMDKRKKDKSKNYFEIHYSPLPSPFNLKVLASAVYPAHIFGITYGTMEPPTLPEYLRGFCSVPGGARFPKKSRLRPADSAKPLPPEKISPNKDTPAHYCIRKQNFEYVDDESNDES
- the LOC120775508 gene encoding uncharacterized protein LOC120775508 isoform X1, which codes for MKFLEYGEDFLFDDMPKVYNPTQKVFITRLYGLNQLLLPKRVPKIYTSKAIAWRMKIHFNTNKEQILTDDNFVYLDPTKNPHILHLSDEKRVKVFVFEEVSATRNMMVLIQKEGKITHMYGGACVFLRQILLNDVFVSCIGTGVDKLYMDLKRALIPCNPNELNDIIDELDRLLHKSKVIIKIQLLVEPFGSEEFVAELGNQLRGLVHLNDAFLNYNGHFLCLEHFQMDPEIARIFVEHSSNKEECAKHCHNSEILVTVKLTMDKRKKDKSKNYFEIHYSPLPSPFNLKVLASAVYPAHIFGITYGTMEPPTLPEYLRGFCSVPGGARFPKKSRLRPADSAKPLPPEKISPNKDTPAHYCIRKQNFEYVDDESNDES
- the LOC120775510 gene encoding mediator of RNA polymerase II transcription subunit 22, whose protein sequence is MSSNTSTVRALPQSKEALLKSYNTRLKEDVRSMLENFEEIIKLARGEGDSQISKTTQCEQDTYEMQVRAANIVRAGESLMKLVSDIKQYLILNDFHSVNEAITNNSQLFRSKQMECDKKLMKLRDEMAMDLYDLEEEYYTSIFK
- the LOC120775509 gene encoding ADP-ribosylation factor 1-like, with product MGGRLTHLFARWFPKTEPELRVGMLGLDNAGKTTILYQLKLERNVEPVPTVGFNVENVRCGKMLLNIWDVSGDRPRTRTLWQHYNHNTRAIIFVIDATDMRRLPRAMDELRWLWCRPELSEAVYLLYANKQDLPGALGAEQLVTILQLQTLTQQWAIQECCAISGMGLSDGLQQLQQMLAHNRGKRLSATLSNKLF